From a single Vitis vinifera cultivar Pinot Noir 40024 chromosome 18, ASM3070453v1 genomic region:
- the LOC100250501 gene encoding uncharacterized protein LOC100250501 isoform X1 produces MAVFILKFLRNRIRDSHFETMSTGLKKSPSNGYEKPSTSKEQQEKINEVRRLIGPLPDRLSIYCSDASIARYLTARNWNVKKATKMLKETLKWRSEYKPEEIRWEDIAQEAETGKIYRANYIDKHGRTVLVMKPSCQNSKSTKGQIKYLVYCMENAILNLPPNQEQMVWMIDFQGFNLSNISVKLTRETAHVLQDRYPERLGLAILYNPPKFFEPFWTVVKPFLEPKTCKKVKFVYSDDLNAKKIMEDLFDMDKLESAFGGNDTVGFNINKYSESMREDDKKMPSFWTKDSHPSGAALQPALANDPTLTPINLQSDSDASDKERAENPPSLTHINLQSDSDASDKERAENSPSHGVNSGEGPLDNNVLVSDESRNGAVGIH; encoded by the exons ATGGctgttttcattttgaaattcttGAGAAATCGAATCAG GGATTCTCATTTTGAAACAATGAGTACTGGTCTAAAGAAATCTCCTTCAAATGGCTATGAGAAACCTTCAACATCTAAAGAACAGCAGGAGAAG ATTAATGAGGTGAGAAGATTGATAGGGCCATTGCCAGATAGGTTGTCTATTTACTGTTCTGATGCATCAATAGCCAGATACTTAACGGCACGAAACTGGAATGTCAAGAAGGCAACTAAAATGCTGAAAGAAACTTTGAAATGGAGATCAGAATACAAACCAGAAGAGATTCGCTGG GAAGACATTGCTCAAGAAGCAGAGACTGGAAAAATATACAGGGCAAATTATATTGACAAACATGGGAGAACAGTTCTTGTCATGAAACCAAGCTGCCAG AACTCGAAGTCAACAAAAGggcaaattaaatatttggtgTATTGCATGGAGAATGCCATTTTAAATCTGCCACCCAACCAAGAGCAGATGGTATGGATGATTGACTTTCAGGGTTTCAATTTGTCAAATATTTCAGTGAAGTTGACTCGGGAAACAGCCCATGTTCTACAAGACCGTTACCCAGAACGGTTGGGTCTAGCAATACTATACAACCCACCCAAGTTCTTTGAACCATTCTGGACG GTGGTAAAACCGTTTCTGGAGCCGAAGACTTGTAAAAAAGTAAAGTTTGTGTACTCTGATGATCTCAATGCCAAGAAGATAATGGAGGACCTATTTGATATGGACAAGCTTGAGTCTGCATTTGGTGGGAATGATACCGTGggttttaatattaataaatattctgaAAGCATGAGAGAAGACGATAAGAAGATGCCATCTTTTTGGACAAAAGATAGTCATCCTTCAGGAGCCGCCCTGCAACCAGCCCTGGCAAATGACCCCACTTTGACTCCTATCAACCTACAGTCAGATTCTGATGCTTCAGACAAAGAGAGAGCTGAGAATCCCCCCTCTTTGACTCATATTAACTTACAGTCAGATTCTGATGCTTCAGACAAAGAGAGAGCAGAGAATTCCCCCTCTCATGGTGTAAATTCAGGAGAAGGTCCTCTAGACAACAATGTGCTGGTGAGTGATGAAAGCAGAAATGGAGCGGTAGGTATACATTAA
- the LOC100245371 gene encoding 2,3-bisphosphoglycerate-dependent phosphoglycerate mutase 1 codes for MVAIAFHQTVGTLHSQGYLNNSGFHHEFGNASVKLIPRGSKVNVGLLKRGSGNSGKRSFAVIQASTAHTSVSGPVSSPSSNSTNGSPKKSNETALILIRHGESLWNEKNLFTGCVDVPLTRKGVEEALEAGMRISNIPIDMIYTSALIRSQMTAMLAMTQHRRKKVPIIMHNESEQAKAWSQIYSEDTKRQSIPVIAAWQLNERMYGELQGLNKQETADRYGKEQVHEWRRSYDIPPPNGESLEMCAERAVAYFREHIEPQLLSGKHIMIAAHGNSLRSIIMYLDKLTSQEVISLELSTGIPMLYIFKEGKFIRRGSPIGPAEAGVYAYTKSLAQYRQKLDDMLH; via the exons ATGGTTGCCATTGCATTTCATCAAACCGTTGGGACCCTGCATTCTCAAGGATATCTCAATAACTCTGGTTTTCACCATGAGTTTGGGAATGCTTCTGTGAAATTGATTCCAAGGGGTTCCAAAGTCAATGTTGGATTATTGAAAAGAGGAAGTGGCAATTCTGGCAAGAGAAGTTTTGCTGTAATTCAAGCCTCAACTGCTCATACATCAGTATCCGGTCCAGTGTCATCACCGTCAAGTAACAGCACTAATGGGTCACCAAAGAAATCAA ATGAAACTGCTTTGATCCTAATCCGACACGGTGAGTCTTTATGGAATGAAAAGAACCTGTTCACTGGTTGTGTTGATGTGCCCTTAACTAGGAAGGGTGTAGAAGAGGCACTTGAAGCTGGAATGAGAATCAGCAACATTCCCATTGACATGATCTATACATCTGCTTTAATTCGCTCACAGATGACTGCTATGCTAGCCATGACCCAGCACCGTCGCAAGAAG GTGCCAATCATTATGCATAATGAGAGTGAACAGGCAAAAGCATGGAGTCAAATTTACAGTGAAGACACCAAAAGGCAATCCATACCAGTTATAGCAGCTTGGCAATTGAATGAAAGAAT GTATGGAGAATTACAGGGTCTCAATAAGCAGGAAACTGCAGATAGATATGGAAAGGAGCAGGTTCATGAGTGGCGTCGTAGTTATGATATACCTCCACCCAATGGCGAGAGTTTGGAAATGTGCGCTGAAAGAGCTGTAGCTTATTTTAGAGAACAT ATTGAACCCCAACTTCTGTCTGGAAAGCACATAATGATTGCTGCCCATGGGAATTCACTGAGGTCCATCATTATGTATCTGGACAAATTAACTTCTCAAGAG GTTATTAGCTTAGAACTATCAACAGGAATTCCCATGCTTTACATATTCAAAGAGGGAAAATTTATCAGGAGGGGAAGTCCTATAGGACCTGCTGAAGCTGGGGTTTATGCCTACACTAAG AGTTTGGCTCAATACAGGCAGAAGTTGGATGATATGTTGCATTAA
- the LOC100250501 gene encoding uncharacterized protein LOC100250501 isoform X2, translating to MSTGLKKSPSNGYEKPSTSKEQQEKINEVRRLIGPLPDRLSIYCSDASIARYLTARNWNVKKATKMLKETLKWRSEYKPEEIRWEDIAQEAETGKIYRANYIDKHGRTVLVMKPSCQNSKSTKGQIKYLVYCMENAILNLPPNQEQMVWMIDFQGFNLSNISVKLTRETAHVLQDRYPERLGLAILYNPPKFFEPFWTVVKPFLEPKTCKKVKFVYSDDLNAKKIMEDLFDMDKLESAFGGNDTVGFNINKYSESMREDDKKMPSFWTKDSHPSGAALQPALANDPTLTPINLQSDSDASDKERAENPPSLTHINLQSDSDASDKERAENSPSHGVNSGEGPLDNNVLVSDESRNGAVGIH from the exons ATGAGTACTGGTCTAAAGAAATCTCCTTCAAATGGCTATGAGAAACCTTCAACATCTAAAGAACAGCAGGAGAAG ATTAATGAGGTGAGAAGATTGATAGGGCCATTGCCAGATAGGTTGTCTATTTACTGTTCTGATGCATCAATAGCCAGATACTTAACGGCACGAAACTGGAATGTCAAGAAGGCAACTAAAATGCTGAAAGAAACTTTGAAATGGAGATCAGAATACAAACCAGAAGAGATTCGCTGG GAAGACATTGCTCAAGAAGCAGAGACTGGAAAAATATACAGGGCAAATTATATTGACAAACATGGGAGAACAGTTCTTGTCATGAAACCAAGCTGCCAG AACTCGAAGTCAACAAAAGggcaaattaaatatttggtgTATTGCATGGAGAATGCCATTTTAAATCTGCCACCCAACCAAGAGCAGATGGTATGGATGATTGACTTTCAGGGTTTCAATTTGTCAAATATTTCAGTGAAGTTGACTCGGGAAACAGCCCATGTTCTACAAGACCGTTACCCAGAACGGTTGGGTCTAGCAATACTATACAACCCACCCAAGTTCTTTGAACCATTCTGGACG GTGGTAAAACCGTTTCTGGAGCCGAAGACTTGTAAAAAAGTAAAGTTTGTGTACTCTGATGATCTCAATGCCAAGAAGATAATGGAGGACCTATTTGATATGGACAAGCTTGAGTCTGCATTTGGTGGGAATGATACCGTGggttttaatattaataaatattctgaAAGCATGAGAGAAGACGATAAGAAGATGCCATCTTTTTGGACAAAAGATAGTCATCCTTCAGGAGCCGCCCTGCAACCAGCCCTGGCAAATGACCCCACTTTGACTCCTATCAACCTACAGTCAGATTCTGATGCTTCAGACAAAGAGAGAGCTGAGAATCCCCCCTCTTTGACTCATATTAACTTACAGTCAGATTCTGATGCTTCAGACAAAGAGAGAGCAGAGAATTCCCCCTCTCATGGTGTAAATTCAGGAGAAGGTCCTCTAGACAACAATGTGCTGGTGAGTGATGAAAGCAGAAATGGAGCGGTAGGTATACATTAA